GAAATACCTTACCTATTCCGGAAACAACATCATCCACGCCGAACTGCCCGACGAGGGGTCGGTTTTCTTTCCGCCGCCGCCGCTGCCGGGCATTCCGAACAAAGACATTCCGGACCGGGTCAGGGCGGCCTTCGAATCCCCACTGGACATGCCGCCCCTCGAAGAAATCGTCGACGCGAACAGCCGGGTTCTGATCGCCTTCGACGACAACTGCCAACCCTTTCCGGCTACCGCGCCGCCCGACATCCGACAGCTCGCCATCGAGACGCTGCTGGACATGCTTTACGGTTACGGGGTAAAGCAGGAGAATATCGAGCTCATGTGCGCGGTCGCGCTGC
The Gemmatimonadota bacterium genome window above contains:
- a CDS encoding lactate racemase domain-containing protein, which gives rise to MKYLTYSGNNIIHAELPDEGSVFFPPPPLPGIPNKDIPDRVRAAFESPLDMPPLEEIVDANSRVLIAFDDNCQPFPATAPPDIRQLAIETLLDMLYGYGVKQENIELMCAVALHRKMKTHEMAAMLGKRIMKAFHPSQLVNFDAEDPDDGAVSGQLVEAVDREHRV